A part of Centropristis striata isolate RG_2023a ecotype Rhode Island unplaced genomic scaffold, C.striata_1.0 Scaffold_25, whole genome shotgun sequence genomic DNA contains:
- the LOC131967741 gene encoding putative nuclease HARBI1 yields the protein MACPFLHDIIDEEALVLRRAFRRERVFRDRLDPLAFPDDHLYERYRFSADGIRYLCRLLGPSIKHRTAWSHALTVEQMVCVALGFFASGGFLYSVGDSEQLNKATICRTVRRVCLAIKALSDVFISFPGHRRLRDIKEEFYRIAGFPNVIGALDCTHIRIKAPSGAHEGDFVNRKSFHSINVQMVCNADLLISNVVAKWPGSVHDSRVFRTSVICQRLSQGEFSGVLLGDRGSVCQPFLLTPFADPQEAQQAYNHAHARTRARVEMTFGLLKARFQCLHKLRVSPLRACDITVACAVLHNVACLRKERAPRVPPAMDWDNPAIIPDDDSGRLMRDQYVLNYFS from the exons ATGGCGTGCCCATTCTTGCATGACATTATTGATGAGGAAGCACTTGTGCTCAGGAGAGCCTTCAGGCGAGAGAGGGTCTTCAGGGACCGGTTGGACCCCCTTGCCTTCCCTGATGACCATCTGTATGAGAGGTACAGGTTTTCAGCTGATGGCATCCGCTATCTCTGCAGACTGCTGGGTCCCAGTATAAAACACCGCACAGCATGGAGCCACGCATTGACTGTGGAGCAGATGGTTTGTGTGGCCTTGGGGTTCTTTGCAAGTGGGGGCTTCCTGTATTCGGTGGGGGACTCAGAACAGCTTAACAAGGCCACAATTTGCCGCACAGTAAGGCGTGTGTGCCTTGCTATTAAGGCATTGTCTGATGTTTTCATCTCGTTCCCTGGCCACAGAAGACTCCGTGACATCAAAGAGGAATTCTATAGGATTGCAG GTTTCCCCAATGTCATTGGTGCACTGGACTGCACACACATAAGGATAAAGGCCCCCTCAGGTGCCCATGAGGGGGACTTTGTGAATAGGAAATCCTTTCACAGCATTAATGTTCAG ATGGTCTGCAATGCTGACCTACTGATCAGCAATGTTGTGGCAAAATGGCCTGGCTCAGTCCATGACTCCAGAGTCTTTCGGACCTCTGTAATCTGCCAGCGCCTATCACAAG GTGAATTCTCTGGTGTGTTGCTGGGAGACAGGGGGTCTGTCTGCCAGCCTTTTCTCCTGACACCATTCGCTGACCCCCAGGAAGCACAGCAGGCCTATAACCATGCCCATGCCAGGACCAGGGCCAGAGTTGAGATGACCTTTGGCCTCCTGAAGGCACGCTTTCAGTGCCTTCATAAATTAAGGGTCAGCCCTTTGAGGGCATGTGACATTACTGTGGCTTGTGCTGTCCTCCACAATGTAGCCTGCCTGAGGAAGGAGAGGGCCCCCAGAGTGCCCCCAGCCATGGACTGGGACAATCCAGCAATAATCCCAGATGACGACAGTGGTCGTCTCATGAGGGACCAATATGTGTTGAATTATTTTAGTTGA